The following DNA comes from Cellulophaga sp. HaHa_2_95.
TCTCAATTCCTTTATTGTAAGATGAATCTCTTTTAACAAAATAAAGCTGTCTGAAATCATAATTCAAATTATTGTCTTTGTCTAAAGATTTTAAAATGAATTCAACTTTATATTCTGAATACCATTTAAATCCGAATTTCGGGTAGTGTTTATTACCAACAGTAGTTCTTTTTATTTTATACTGAAGTTTTTCGTTGATTTTAGGTTTTAAAACAAGTTCTATAGTGTCTTTTTTGACTGCAAAACTTAAAAAAAGTAAAGGTGCTAAAATTCCTAATATTATTCTGTTTCTCATTTTTCAGTATTGCTTACAACGATTTGGCTATGAACAGTACGGGAGCAAATTAGCGTTTGCTTTCCGCCAGGCACATAGCAAAATCTTTTTGTTTTGTTTTTCTTTTCCTTGTTTAAAGCAAAATCCCAAAGATTTAGCGGACACTTTAAAGATACACTTACTTTGGAATAAAAACCAAACTCCGCATTAATTATAGGTTTTGTTGTGGTGAGTTTTTTTTATTTCCACTTCCATTCTGGATAAATTAGACCTTTCTTTTTCGGTAAGGGGTTCATTTTTAGAGTGCTTTATATATTCGAATAATAATTTCATTTCTAAGAGCGTCCAGTCAAAAGTGTCATTTATTATAAAGCTTTTGTCTTCAATTCGCAATCTTAATTCACAATCGAATCCAGACCTAGAACGTGTATTTTTAAGGGACACTTTTGTTTTTTTTATATACGAACTAAAATTACATTCAACGCTTTTGTTGTAGTATCTAATATTAACAATATTTGAGTCAGAATTAAAATCCACTAGATATTGTAAATTTCTCCAGATATTAAATGAAGTTAAAAATACAAGTGGAATTCCTAAGGCTAAAATCGTAATAACTATAATATCTAGCTCTTGTTTAAATAAAAGAATAATAAAAACAAATAATAAAGAAAAACTTAATCCAGATATATATAAAGCCACTCTATCTAAAATAGTTGAAGCTTTATGTTTGAAATTAATGTCTTTCTGCATTTTTTTTAATTCACCACAACGGTAGGTATAACCGAAGTTACGGGATTAAAGTTACTGTTTTTCGGTTAAGAGCTGACTTTAGCAATTCCGAGTGGATTCGGACGCAGTCGAATCCGCCGTAATTGCGGTTATACATTGTTACCACACGTTTTTTTCTTTCGGTGTTGATTTATATTCACTATTTGCACTTTCCATAATTTTCTTTTCAAATAATTTCGGAAAGTATTTCATTATTATTTTTGATTTTAACTTTTTAAGTCTGCTAAAGTTCTGGTCTGATTTTTTCCACAATTTTTCAGAATCTTTTTCAGTCAGTATTTTTTCAATTCCGTTTTTAATGTCAATTTTTATTAGTGGAAATTCAGGTTGGTTTTCTCCACAAAGTGTTATCTGTTTTTCCAATTTCGAACTGATTGATTTCATAAAATCGGTAATGGTATTGAGTTCCAATTCCGTTTTAATTTCAGTTGGATTTATGTCAAACTCAATTTGGTTTTCGAGGAAGAAATAACATTTTACTGTAATTCCATTTAAATCAATAGTAGCAGATTTAGTTTCCAATTCGCTAGTTTCTTCCGCAAACATTGTTTTCACGTATTCGAAGTCAATTTTGTCTGTCAAATTATCTTCATAAACTCCAAAAGTCAATTTGTATTTAGAGTTTAATAAATCAACTGCTTTTTCCCAATCCGAAATCGTTGCGTTTTGGACATAAATATCTCTTAAGGCTCCATCCTTTTCAAAAATCCATTCTATATTATTCCAATCCCTCAATTTTATGATCAAATGTGTGGTAACGTTTAGTATAAAACACGTAGGGCAGAGGTTAGACACGACATTTCGGATTTAACACTTAGCCAAATATAATATTTTGTATTTATCTTTTATATTGAAAATGCCAAATTTTATATTTGGCGGACTTTATAAATAGACAACAACTTTTGGATTAAATACAATCGACAAATTTGCTATATATAGTGTTGTACGTAGGCTTTTTTATTCATCCCAATTGAAAAACCCATCATCATTCACAGTTTTTTGGAATTGAATTACAATTTCATCCTCTTTATATTCCCTCAAAGGTTTTAAGTCAGATGAGAAAAAGTCAGCGTTAATATATAATGAGCATAAGCTGTCATAACTGATTGCTGAAAATCCAGAGTCCGATTTTATTGCAAAATGAGTTATATCCGTTATAAATCCATCTCCTTCCTCGTCTAATATTTCATTTAAAATTTCAATGTGATTTTGGTTTAACTCAATTTTGTAGTGAGAGAAATCCTCACGATTGAGAACAGTCTGTTTATTAAATAATTTCCGAAACGATTTTTCACTCAATATTCCGTTATAGAATCCGTTTATGAGCAATTCAGAGTTTCTCTCCACATTGTTTATTAATTCTCTTATTATTTTTATTTCAGTTTTAAATTCCAATTCGCATTATGTTTTTCAGCTTACGCACAACGTTAAGTATAAGAAATCGTAGGGCAGTTAATAAGCACTTTCGTTTCAGTTTATAACTTAGCTAAATATAAATATTTTGCTTTTATTTTTTGTTCTATAAATGCCAAATTTTATATTTAGCGACTTTTTAAATAATTACATAACTTTGGAGTTAATACAAAAGCCCTATGTTTTTTATACCCTGTTGTAGCCAGTTTTTTAGTTTACTTTCATTTCCGGTATATTCTGCTTTTTTCAAGTTCATTTATCTCGTTTAAAAATCTTGTCTCTCCAAGTTTGGAATTTAGTCCAACTTTCGTTTGAGACGTTATTTAATTCCATAAAATCTCCAGTTGAGCAATCCAAAGATTCCCATTTAAATTCTTGCATAATACTCTGAATTATTTTTATCGGGTTCCCACCTCCTCGAATATGTAGCATTATTGAGTCGACATCTTCATTATTTCCAATGTTAAATTCAATCGAAAATCCATCTCCTTCCATAATTCCCCAACTCTCATCTGAAAAATCCAGATTTGGTAAAATATTGGTAAGCTGTGAGATTAATTCTATTCTCTTACCTAAAGTAGGTGGTAGATAATCTTTATCGTTCGTGTCAAATTTTTCCTTTAATAAAACTATATCCCAACTCACAATATTTATTTTTTTTAATTGGCTACAACGGTTAGGCTTGGCGTAGTGCGTTATAGAAATGCAGCGCATTTCGTACCCGCACAAGCAAAAGCTTTAGTTTGGATTTAAATTTAGTAAAATAAAGCTAATAAAAAAGCTTTTGTGGCGCCACAAACAAGAAATCACATCGGCTAGCACAGGTTTAGCGCATTACGTTTAGCCAATGTGCCTGTTGCACAAGTTAGCAATTAATTGACATATCGTTAAAGTAAATTATTGATTGATTTCTTAACTTTAAGAATGCAAGGCAAAAAAACATATCAAGAAAAGCTTTTTAATAGTTTTCGCTTAAGCGAACGAGTTCCTCAAGACAATTTTTATCGTTTATTAAAAGGTGTTTTAGATTTAAATTTTCTCTATGTTCAAACCAAGAGTTACTATGGCGATAGCGGCCAGAAGAGTATAGATCCGGTAGTGTTTTTCAAGTTGTGTTTAGTTGGTTATTTAGAGAATATTATCAGTGACCGTAAATTAATACAGCATTGTTCTATGCGACTATATCTACTGTTTTTTATTGGTTATGATATCGATGATGAACTTCCTTGACACAGTACGATAAGTAGGACTCGTCAGTTGTTTCCTGAGTCAGTATTTGAAGAAGTTTTCACTAAAGTACTTAGTATGTGTATAGAAAAGGGCATGGTGAGTGGTCATACCCAAGCTATTGATTCTGCCCCTATAAAAGCGAATGCAAGTATGGATACTTTGGAGCTTAAAGTACCTGAAGAAGATTTGCAAGCACATTTACGAAAGATTCGTGTATTTAGTTCTATGGACAAAGAAACACCGCACCGTAAAAGCAAAGATGATAAGTCAGATAGAGGTCAGCGTATCTTTACAGCGAGCAAGAAAGAACTGGGTGCTATCCAAAGCAGAAATAAGAAATGGAGTAGAGATCAAGACCAGCGACCAGGGTCGGGAAACAAAGGCTCGAAGTATACCAGTAATAAAACCCATTACAGTCCTACTGATCCAGATGCTCGGATTAGTGTAAAGCCTGGCAAGGCTCGGAAGCTTAATTACTTGAGTCAGTTAAGTGTGGATACGGCTAGTCATGTCATCACCGACATTCGGGCGTATCATGCTGATGGAAAAGACAATCAACAATTACCAGATATAGTAGAACGTTTACATAAGCGTTTGTGGCAACAGGGTCTGTTTTGGGAAAATTGTGTAGCGGACACTGGCTACAGTAGTGGCGAGAACTATGCTTATTTAGAGCAGAAAGGACTTAGAAGTTTTATTCCTCCACATGGTACCTATAAAGGCGGACCGGATGGTTTTATTTATAATAGGGAAGAGGATTATTATCAGTGTCCACAAGGAAAGATTATCCCCTTTACTAAAGCGTTTAATGATTATAGAAAGGAACAAAAAAGAAAGAATATAGGGCACGAAAACATGTTTGTGTTGCTTGCCCAATGCGCAGTAGTTGTCTAGGGAAAAGTGCCCAAGAAAAGAAGTTTAGTGTAACGTATTACCGAGAAGAATATGAACGTAATAATGCTAGGGTACACAGTCCACAGGGTAGATACATGAAAGGCAAACGCCAAAGTACAGTTGAACCCGTATTTGGTACTTTAACGCAGTTTATGGGCTTACGGAAAATAAATACGCTAGGCTTAAAACAAGCCAATAAGGTGATGCACCTATCAGCAATAGCCTATAATCTGAAGACCAGCCTGCCGGCAGGCAGGAGTACCTGAAATTCACTCAAAAACACATAAAAAATGGAGCAGGAATGGGGTCTTTATTCATTCTTCTAAAAAAGACCTTATATGCTCTAAAAAACTCATGTTTAAGCACCTCAAAAATAACCAATTACTTAACTAATTGAAAAATGAAACCGCCTTAAAAGGCGGTTATAAAGGCCATTATTTTATAAATTATGGAGTTGTGCAACGGTTACTTTTGTTGTGTATAGTTTTATTATTCTCCAGTATACCAGTTATACAAGAAAAATTTATCACCACAATCAAATAAAATTTTCTTATCACACCATTCATTGCTCATACAATAAGAATTTATAATTTCTGTGTTTTCAGTATACTGGTTTAATGATTGTATTTTTAATACTACTTTTTTTATTTCCTCCGATACTGAATTAAGTTTTTTACAAAAGTTTATATCATCAGGGTATTGTCCTTTTTCATTGTAAATAGTAATATCATCAAATTCTATTGAATCCATATGTACCCAACTTAAAATTGAAATCCAAAAATCTACTGAATCTTTATATCTAATTTTATCACCATAGTATATTGCTTCTTCAGTAAGATTGGGACCAGAATAAAAAACCTTTTCAGGTCTTATTATATCTTGAATTCTAGGTATTGATTTTATTCTGATTATGATATCTTCAGAGTTCATAATTAGTCTAGATGTTATATTGGTATTTATAAAATATAATAATTAATTTTTGAGAACTTTTATTTGATGAATCATTTAGTTAAAAGTCATTTTCAAAATAGGTTTCCAAAATTAAGTTCATTTAAATTTTCTTTACTAATTTATCTTTAAAGGGATTCAATTATTTTAACTAATTGGTTACAGTCATTTTTTAATTATACACAACGTTTAGTATATGAAAAGTAGGCGATCACGAAGCACTAAACTTTCGGTTAAGCACAAACTTTGATACGAGTTCAAACCCTTGAATATACTAATATTTCGCCTATTTTTTATATACATTGTTGCCAGTAGTTTTTATTCCGATGACTGAACTAATTTCAGAACTTCTAGTATGTCAAATGACAATACAGTTGTAATATCCTCAACGACCTTATTTAGAATCTCTAATTTTAGAGCTTCTTCTTTTCCTTTTTTGATTGCATTAAGTTCTGGAAACGCTTTCAAAATTTGTTCTTCTAGCGTGTGACCTTGATGATGAAGATACCAAACAGGAATATCAACTTGAATATCATTAACTAATTTTGCATGTGTTAAAGTGTTATCAATTGGTTTGACTACCGCAGAAACTTTTGCTGTTACATAGTTAATAATTGCCTGAAGTCTTTCTTTCTTAAAATGTTTAAAGTCAATATATGTTTCAGTAGAATCTAGGCCTAAATCTTCTTTTGAAACTATTTTTTCTCTTAACAGTAATGCACCAATCAAAATTGGGTCTAAAATATAATTCTCAATACTATACCTATTACCATTGCCTATAGTCTTTATTGCTTCAGTATTTGTGTTTGAAGTATCCCAATCTACAATACCTGATACAAATTTATTGCCAGCAGTTCTGAGAGTTTCTGTAATATTAATGACCTGACCGCAATTAGATATTTTAATACCATTTTTATCCGTCCGACTTTCTCCAGATGAAATGAAAATGAGAGAAATCTCTGGAATTAGATAACTTGATAATTGACGATATAATTTTTCGTAGTAGATAACATCAAATGGACTTTCTACAAATATTTGTCTTCTGTTCTCGTAATTTACACTAAAAGACGGAATACCTGCTGTTAATATGTTTAATGCTTTATCTTTATTAGATTTTTCTAATCTAACTCCTGTTTTGTTCACTATAAAGATGGATTCATCTGTTGTTAAGGCTACGGTAGAAGGCGAATGGGTCGTTATAATTACTTTTACTTTCTTTTCATTTACGAAAACCTGTTGAATAACATCAAGGAACTTTTTAGACATCGTAGGATGAAGAGATGCATCTGGTTCGTCCATTAATAATACTTTTGGAAATTCAATATCAAAATTGGAATTGTATAGTGCCAACGCTAATGACATGAGTACCTTTTCTCCTGATGATAAATCACCAAATTGAATTTCTGTTTTACTATGATTATTGACTAGCTTTAATTCAAAGGGGGCATCTCTATGACTATTTTCAGGTGAATTAATAAAATAATCTAAACTAGCTTCCTTAATTATTTTATTTACAAATTCCCATGGTGCTTCTCCAAAAGTTTTTTCAAATTCATCTTTAGATAGAAATGATATTTCAGAATGCTTCTTAACCTGATTTCTATATTGTCTATATTCGTTTTCATCTAGCTTGTCTTGATATCTCTTAAACAAACTAGAAAAATTCTGATAAAAAACATCCGTCTGACTTAAACCATCTTCTAAAGGGTAGTGATTAAAAAAATCATCAGAGCTTAATTCTTCCCTTATCTTATTTGCACTTTTTGCTATCTTATCTATGACCTTAATTTGTGGTGCATTCTGACCAAAGACCTTTTCAAGTGTGTAATTAGGGGCTTGTTTTTTGTGCTTTACATAATCACTAAACTGTTGCCATATTTGTTGAGTATTGGCATTTAATTGTTCACGTGTAACAATGGTACTTTCGTTTGGAGAAAGTGTCTGTGAAGTCACATATTTCTTAGGATTTAATTCAACGCCACTATTCGATTCTGTAACCTGTAATTGATTTTGAATAATTGCGGTTAATAATTGAGTTTTTCCAGCTCCGTTTACACCTGTTAAAACAACGAAATCGGGTAAATCAATAGAAAATGGCTCTAAGGATTTAAATTTTTTGGCTAGAGTTAATTTCATTCAATGTTTATTTTTCAAATTACTGGCAACAATTGTATAATGAACATATGTTCATTATACTGCCAATTTAAGATATAATGAACATATGTTTTATATATCTTTCATATTTTTCGAGGAATCAAGAGGATTTATTAGTTTTTAAAAGTTGTATTGCAAAATTTTAAATAATACTCCAAGGGTCAAAACCTGCAGCTTCAATGGCAGGAGCTATAACCTCGCTTAAAAATTCTTTTTCCTCCGTATCCAAATCGTCCCAAGGGAGCTTATCAACGATATCCCGGATAGCAGTAAGCTTAGATTCTTTGGGGTGTTAGCGTTTACAATTGTGCTGAGTTTATCAAGAAAATCATTGGTTGAAGTCCGTAATATATGAACTACTTCGGCATCAGATTGGTTTAATCCTCTTTCTTCCCAATATTGTTTTTTTTCATAAACAGCAGAGTTTTTTATGTTTTCTACGGTCTCTTTAAATTCTTTTGTCATATCAAAGTATAAGTTAGTACTACTGGTTTCTGTGCGATAACGGATGGTACTAGTTCTTCTATAAAAATAAATGGAATTAGTTTTTCTAAGCACCTCTGCATATGGCGGAATTACAATTTTTGCGAGCGGTCATTAAGCCATCGCCTATTTATATTGCTATCGTTATCAGAAGATACGTCTAAAAATTTGCCACCTCCTTGCTGTTCTTTTTCTTTAACCAAGTATTAAGCGCCGTGTAAATTTCTAACGTAATACCTCTTAGATAAATTAACGTCGAGGAGCAAAAGTTGCTTCTAAAAATAACTATTATTTTCTTTATTAATTCAGCATTTAGATGAAGAAGTTGAATTTTTTTCTATAGCTAATTTATTTTGGGTTATTCAGAACGAAGGCTATATGGGTATATGCCGTAGTTGTAGATTATCAGAGTATTGTATATTTCCATGGTTGAAATGATTGCCGCATAAAAAAAGTGTTGGCTGTAGTTCGTTTGACATTACAAACGCTACAACCAACACTTTAGAATACGTTACCCTAGAGAGGGACTTACAACAGCTATGTTTTAGAGCTTAGGCACTTTCCGCATTTAGCTCTTGCATGATTTCTGCAAATAACTGATATGATTTTATTCGGTCTTCTGCACTGTAAATATTAGTCACCGCAATAAGCTCATCAACCTTCGTTTGGTTTAAAAATTCGGCTACCTGTTTTTTTACTGTCGCTTTGCTTCCTATAAAAGAATATTTAAGCATCTGGTCTACTGCAGGGTGTTTTGCCATTTCCCTTAATTCTGGTGTCATAGGAGTAGGGGGTTGCATAAAATCTCTCTTCCCTGTCAGAAGCCCAATAATAATTTTGTATAAGGATGTGGCTATGCTTTCCGCTTCCTCATCGGTATCTGCTACAATAACATTAACTCCTGCCATAGTGTAGGGTTGTGCTAAATATTCTGAAGGCGTAAATTCTTCATGGTAAATTTTTATGGCATCAAATAACTTAGCGGTAGCAAAATGGCTTGCAAAGGCATAGGGTAATCCTTTTTTAGCAGACAAATGTGCGCTGTCTGTACTAGAGCCCAAAATGTACAATGGCACAGGAACACCTTCTGCAACTGTGGCACGTACGCGGGCATTTCTATTTTCTTCCGCAAAATACTTTTGAATTTCGCCTACCTCTTCTGGAAATGTAAATGCTGCTTGGCGATGGTCTGAACGTATGGCTTGTGCCGTTTCTTGATCTGTTCCTGGTGCTCTTCCTAAACCTAAATCGATCCGATTAGGGTACAAGGTACCCAAGGTGCCAAACTGCTCTGCAATAATAAGCGGAGAATGGTTAGGGAGCATAATACCCCCGGAACCAACTTTAATTGTTTTAGTTCCTTCTGCTACATAACCAATAAGCACAGCAGTAGCTGCACTCCCAATATGATCAGAATTATGATGCTCTGCGAGCCAGAAGCGAGTGTAGCCCACTTCTTCCGCTTTTTGGGCTAAGGTTAATGTGTTTTTAAAAGTTTCGTTTAATGTGTTGCCTTTAGATACTATGGCTAGATCTAAAACAGAATAGGCTATATTTTTTGTTGGCATATGCTTAAATTTTTTTGAAAAAATGTTACAAAGTAATAGATTCTTTACATTGGAATCTAATTATAATTTCATAAAAATTAGTCGTAACAAAACACCAAAAATTACATCTGCGTACCTAAATATAACCTTAGCTGCATAGCTTGGCTAGAACCATCGTTTTTTGTTTAAAAAATTAATCTATACCGTAGGTGTCTAACAAGTATTTAAGAGCGGTATCTAATACCTTATCTTCTTTAGCTGCAATATTTTCTACTGTGTTTTTTACGTACATGTCTGGGATATGTCCAATACCGTCTAAGCTTTCGCCATTAGGGAGTAAAACTTTCTGTATAGAATACCTATAATGCCACCCGTTGGGTAAAAAGCGCATATTGCTTATGGTAGAAAAATCGCCCGCGGTGGTATCACCAATTTGAGTTACATGCTCAAAAGATTTCATATGCAGCAAAAATATTTCTCCGGCACTAATAGTCTTCCTATCTGTAAGTATGACAACCGGTTTAGAAAAAGTTTGGCTCGGATCATACGCAGTGTAATAGTTCTTTTTTGCATCAAAATCATCATGGTTAGGGCCATTACGGGTAGCTACCGTATAAATTAGATGTTTCCCATCTGAAAAAGCTTTTGCCATTGCTGCGGCATAGCGATCATCTCCTCCTGTATTTTGCCGTACATCTAGTAGAATAGCCTCCACATTTGAAAACTCCTCTATAATGGTATGGATACTAGCGGGGTTTTGTCCATCCATGGAGCCTAAATAAATATACCCTATGTTTTTGCCTTTTATCTTTCCATACGCTAACTGATCTTCAGAGCTAACTTCTTTTAGCCCTTCTACATAGGAGGTGCGTATCAATTCTTCACTAATTTCAGCTATAGATTGCTCGTTTAAAGCATAGCCAGAACGGTAGCTGTGCCCATTTCCATCATACAAAACGGTATGGCTATCGTCTAAATTTTCAATGAGGCTAGCGAGAAGTTTCCATAAGTCGGCTTCCGAGAGTTCTTCATGAACTTTGGGTTGGTAGCTGCTGTAGAGGGCATCCCAATCTATACTTCGGACATCAAATAAGCTATAATGCTGATCAAAATCGGTCCAGAAAAGTTCAAAAGTAGTGCTATTGGTCAGTGGTTCTTCCTTGGGTATAAAAGTTTTAGCACAAGAAACGAGTAGTACTAGAGTACATATTAAGATGGTCTTTTTCATATTAAAATTTATAAAGTACACTTGTAGTAATGCGGTTAGAGATGCTTTTGTATTCTTGTTCTTGGTCTAGCTTTTGAAGACTGAAGTCATAGTGTACATTCCAATTAAAATGGGCTAAAATTTCCCGACTATAATTGATGTTCCAGGTAATGGCTTTGTAGCTTTCAAATGAAGCTAATTTTCCATTAAAAAGAATAGTTGCAGGATTGTCTTGGTGCGCTATAATAAACTCGTCGATGCCATTGTATGGCGGTCTACTCAAAAACTGTACTACAGGAATAGCCACCCTAGTTCCTATTCGTTGCTTGTCGTTTATTTTGGTTTCTACTGCTCCAGAAAGCGATAATCCATTAGTGGCGATATAGCTAAAAGCATCTTGGTCTTTCCAATCTAAATAGGTTATTCTTAGGCCGTAGGCACCACCTAAATAAAATTTTGTTGCAGCATCTGAAGCGGCTAAATTTTTTAAGTAGGAGATTCCTGCATCGACAAAATAGTGATCGCTAGTGAAGTCATCATTAGCGCCAGATTTTAAAGAATTATTTCCGTAGGTAAGGGCTATTTTTAAGATGTTTTCTTTTCGGTGTTCATAAAATAAAGTATAAAATAGTCCTTGACCTTTCTGGTGTAAAGGCGAGAAATTCTGATCGCTGATATGGTCAAAACTATAGCCTATACCTATGCCAATGTAATGGGTAGGAAAAGATTCTTCGGCTTGTGCTAACACAGTAGGGTGTCTACAGAAGAGTAAAAAGAATAAGGTAAGCGCTGTTTTCATGAGTTCTTAAGGTTTTGATTGATAGCTCAATAGTACGATCAACCAAAACATTAGAAGTCCCAAAAAGTTAGAATATGATTAATTAGGACTCATTCTTTAGCGCTTTAAACTGA
Coding sequences within:
- a CDS encoding S41 family peptidase is translated as MKKTILICTLVLLVSCAKTFIPKEEPLTNSTTFELFWTDFDQHYSLFDVRSIDWDALYSSYQPKVHEELSEADLWKLLASLIENLDDSHTVLYDGNGHSYRSGYALNEQSIAEISEELIRTSYVEGLKEVSSEDQLAYGKIKGKNIGYIYLGSMDGQNPASIHTIIEEFSNVEAILLDVRQNTGGDDRYAAAMAKAFSDGKHLIYTVATRNGPNHDDFDAKKNYYTAYDPSQTFSKPVVILTDRKTISAGEIFLLHMKSFEHVTQIGDTTAGDFSTISNMRFLPNGWHYRYSIQKVLLPNGESLDGIGHIPDMYVKNTVENIAAKEDKVLDTALKYLLDTYGID
- a CDS encoding transposase, translating into MRSSCLGKSAQEKKFSVTYYREEYERNNARVHSPQGRYMKGKRQSTVEPVFGTLTQFMGLRKINTLGLKQANKVMHLSAIAYNLKTSLPAGRST
- a CDS encoding transposase, with translation MQGKKTYQEKLFNSFRLSERVPQDNFYRLLKGVLDLNFLYVQTKSYYGDSGQKSIDPVVFFKLCLVGYLENIISDRKLIQHCSMRLYLLFFIGYDIDDELP
- a CDS encoding AAA family ATPase, with the protein product MKLTLAKKFKSLEPFSIDLPDFVVLTGVNGAGKTQLLTAIIQNQLQVTESNSGVELNPKKYVTSQTLSPNESTIVTREQLNANTQQIWQQFSDYVKHKKQAPNYTLEKVFGQNAPQIKVIDKIAKSANKIREELSSDDFFNHYPLEDGLSQTDVFYQNFSSLFKRYQDKLDENEYRQYRNQVKKHSEISFLSKDEFEKTFGEAPWEFVNKIIKEASLDYFINSPENSHRDAPFELKLVNNHSKTEIQFGDLSSGEKVLMSLALALYNSNFDIEFPKVLLMDEPDASLHPTMSKKFLDVIQQVFVNEKKVKVIITTHSPSTVALTTDESIFIVNKTGVRLEKSNKDKALNILTAGIPSFSVNYENRRQIFVESPFDVIYYEKLYRQLSSYLIPEISLIFISSGESRTDKNGIKISNCGQVINITETLRTAGNKFVSGIVDWDTSNTNTEAIKTIGNGNRYSIENYILDPILIGALLLREKIVSKEDLGLDSTETYIDFKHFKKERLQAIINYVTAKVSAVVKPIDNTLTHAKLVNDIQVDIPVWYLHHQGHTLEEQILKAFPELNAIKKGKEEALKLEILNKVVEDITTVLSFDILEVLKLVQSSE
- a CDS encoding transposase, whose translation is MCIEKGMVSGHTQAIDSAPIKANASMDTLELKVPEEDLQAHLRKIRVFSSMDKETPHRKSKDDKSDRGQRIFTASKKELGAIQSRNKKWSRDQDQRPGSGNKGSKYTSNKTHYSPTDPDARISVKPGKARKLNYLSQLSVDTASHVITDIRAYHADGKDNQQLPDIVERLHKRLWQQGLFWENCVADTGYSSGENYAYLEQKGLRSFIPPHGTYKGGPDGFIYNREEDYYQCPQGKIIPFTKAFNDYRKEQKRKNIGHENMFVLLAQCAVVV
- a CDS encoding LLM class flavin-dependent oxidoreductase; this encodes MPTKNIAYSVLDLAIVSKGNTLNETFKNTLTLAQKAEEVGYTRFWLAEHHNSDHIGSAATAVLIGYVAEGTKTIKVGSGGIMLPNHSPLIIAEQFGTLGTLYPNRIDLGLGRAPGTDQETAQAIRSDHRQAAFTFPEEVGEIQKYFAEENRNARVRATVAEGVPVPLYILGSSTDSAHLSAKKGLPYAFASHFATAKLFDAIKIYHEEFTPSEYLAQPYTMAGVNVIVADTDEEAESIATSLYKIIIGLLTGKRDFMQPPTPMTPELREMAKHPAVDQMLKYSFIGSKATVKKQVAEFLNQTKVDELIAVTNIYSAEDRIKSYQLFAEIMQELNAESA